From the genome of Triticum aestivum cultivar Chinese Spring chromosome 3B, IWGSC CS RefSeq v2.1, whole genome shotgun sequence, one region includes:
- the LOC123072833 gene encoding wall-associated receptor kinase 3: MAHITTVLGVVMAAAAVAMLTSALLAGAEISPAEAQGVPNCDITCGNMSVPYPFGMGPARCYWPGFNLTCSRSSKPPRLLLGDGTLQVQEFSLRWSFVKVIRTGEIKVDGNGEGMLGGGLTTNGPYTLSSNQLILVGCNVQATLKNGEVTMASCSSGCKSGDGLSQALSTLEAGMQCSGNGCCQSDIVFDPAEVAGRLVDSAFYNVQLKWFGWNHSADQQWPAHVFIAGSGWFSRTAVFHELLRKAAPASVDAMQVPFWLDWEVVGYGAECSNICKSKHSDCTKGNKGYTCSCKDGYEGNPYITNGCKDIDECHEGYARCYGGACTNLEGSYYCRCPPGTNGDPTLPGDCLSSVSGNGSTSCGGIDVPYPFGIGSAGSYWPGFNLTCDTSQQPAKLLLVLHDLVDGVADSYHVKEISLENNTVHVLSSKAIMDIIHTNFSFGVLNLGNYSEAPYSLSTGNEFILSGCNLQATLLIGDGTKDLISGCASFCPSNVSDTYVETTLQRTGRYCYGMGCCQAHISMSSNGLPTKLKFQNLNKDGNLELTSQPAYMLIAEEGWFDQRQLSKEMAGHEESKLAKVQVPQVLQWEVMQDLPRPADMKAHPDCPAEVARKLCKSKNSYCKRGSRGYLCQCLDGYHKPGNNPYLANGCKGGRKPLSTGIYLSIGVAVGAGIILFVLAGSFTRKKFKHRKAKMLKRKFFEKNRGQLLHQLVSQRANIAERMIIALDELEKATNKFDKARELGGGGHGTVYKGILSDLHVVAIKKPKAAIQKEIDEFINEVAILSQINHRNVVKLYGCCLETEVPMLVYEFISNGTLYDHLHVDGPRSLSWNDRLRIATETARSLAHLHSTASIPIIHRDIKSVNILLDDTLTAKVADFGASRYVPVDRSGLTTRVQGTRGYLDPMYFYTGRLTEKSDVYSFGVLLLELLTRKKPFSYISSEEEGLVTHFSTLFTQGNLSEIIDPQVMEEGNREMEEVAALAVMCITLRGEDRPSMKQVEIKLEGTQASRGHEGGNVRKCPPTVDRSRSEELSRQYSMEEEFMLSSRNPR, encoded by the exons ATGGCGCACATAACAACCGTCTTGGGGGTGGTGATGGCGGCCGCAGCGGTGGCGATGCTGACATCGGCGCTCCTCGCCGGAGCAGAAATTTCCCCGGCGGAGGCGCAAGGGGTGCCCAACTGTGACATCACCTGCGGCAACATGAGCGTGCCGTACCCGTTCGGCATGGGCCCGGCCAGGTGCTACTGGCCGGGGTTCAACCTCACCTGCAGCCGCTCAAGCAAACCACCGCGGTTGCTGCTTGGCGATGGCACCCTCCAAGTCCAAGAGTTCTCCCTCAGGTGGTCATTTGTGAAGGTCATACGTACGGGCGAGATAAAAGTCGATGGCAACGGTGAAGGCATGCTCGGCGGCGGTCTTACAACCAACGGGCCCTACACACTTTCATCCAACCAGCTCATCCTAGTGGGTTGCAATGTCCAGGCGACGCTCAAGAACGGCGAGGTGACCATGGCCAGCTGTTCTTCTGGCTGCAAAAGCGGCGATGGACTCTCCCAAGCGCTATCCACTCTTGAAGCAGGCATGCAATGCTCTGGCAATGGCTGCTGTCAGTCGGACATTGTCTTCGACCCTGCGGAGGTAGCAGGAAGACTTGTCGATAGTGCGTTCTACAACGTGCAACTCAAATGGTTCGGCTGGAACCACAGCGCAGACCAGCAGTGGCCCGCACACGTCTTTATCGCGGGGTCCGGCTGGTTCAGCCGTACAGCGGTCTTCCACGAGCTGTTACGAAAAGCCGCCCCCGCGTCAGTGGATGCAATGCAAGTTCCCTTCTGGCTGGACTGGGAGGTTGTTGGCTATGGCGCAGAATGCTCCAACATCTGCAAGAGCAAGCATAGCGACTGCACAAAGGGTAACAAAGGCTACACGTGCTCCTGCAAAGACGGCTACGAAGGGAATCCCTACATCACCAACGGATGCAAAG ATATCGACGAGTGTCATGAAGGGTACGCTAGGTGCTATGGTGGTGCTTGTACCAATTTGGAAGGATCATATTATTGCCGGTGTCCTCCAGGAACCAATGGCGACCCTACCCTGCCTGGTGATTGCCTCAGTTCCGTCTCAG GTAATGGCAGCACGTCCTGCGGTGGCATAGATGTGCCATACCCCTTCGGCATTGGCTCTGCCGGTTCCTACTGGCCAGGGTTCAACCTCACCTGTGATACAAGCCAACAACCAGCAAAGCTACTACTCGTCCTCCACGACCTCGTCGATGGCGTGGCTGACTCCTACCACGTCAAGGAGATCTCCCTCGAGAACAACACAGTGCATGTCCTCTCCAGCAAAGCCATCATGGATATTATCCACACGAACTTCTCATTCGGTGTTTTAAACCTTGGCAACTACTCAGAGGCGCCCTACTCACTATCGACAGGCAACGAGTTCATCCTATCGGGCTGCAACCTTCAGGCGACGCTGCTGATCGGTGATGGTACCAAGGATTTGATCAGCGGTTGTGCCTCTTTCTGCCCCTCCAACGTCAGTGACACCTACGTTGAGACGACTCTGCAGCGTACAGGCAGATACTGCTACGGCATGGGCTGCTGCCAGGCACATATCTCCATGTCCTCCAACGGCTTGCCCACAAAGTTGAAGTTCCAAAATCTCAACAAGGACGGCAACCTGGAGTTGACGTCCCAGCCCGCGTACATGCTAATTGCAGAGGAGGGGTGGTTCGACCAGCGACAGTTGTCCAAGGAGATGGCGGGGCATGAGGAATCCAAACTAGCCAAGGTGCAGGTTCCCCAAGTTCTGCAGTGGGAGGTCATGCAAGACTTACCGCGACCAGCCGACATGAAGGCGCATCCAGACTGTCCAGCCGAGGTAGCCCGCAAACTGTGCAAGAGCAAGAACAGCTACTGCAAACGAGGGAGCAGAGGCTATTTATGCCAGTGCTTGGATGGCTATCACAAGCCCGGCAACAACCCCTACCTTGCCAACGGATGCAAAG GTGGCCGCAAGCCTTTATCTACAG GTATATACCTCAGCATAGGAGTTGCTGTTGGGGCAGGCATCATACTATTTGTTCTCGCTGGGTCCTTCACACGTAAGAAATTCAAACATCGAAAAGCCAAGATGTTGAAACGGAAGTTCTTCGAAAAAAACCGTGGACAATTGTTGCACCAATTGGTATCACAAAGAGCTAATATTGCAGAAAGAATGATTATAGCCTTAGATGAGCTTGAGAAGGCAACAAACAAATTTGATAAAGCTCGTGAGCTTGGTGGCGGGGGGCATGGTACAGTCTACAAAGGGATCCTATCAGATCTCCATGTTGTAGCCATCAAGAAACCAAAGGCGGCAATTCAAAAGGAGATTGATGAATTCATTAATGAGGTTGCTATCCTATCACAGATCAACCATAGAAATGTTGTAAAACTCTATGGTTGTTGCCTTGAAACCGAGGTCCCCATGTTGGTCTACGAGTTTATATCCAATGGTACCCTTTATgatcatcttcatgttgatggacCAAGATCATTGTCATGGAATGATAGGCTACGGATAGCAACTGAGACTGCCAGATCTTTAGCTCATCTTCACTCAACAGCTTCAATACCCATCATCCATAGAGATATCAAGTCTGTTAACATACTTTTGGATGATACTCTAACAGCAAAAGTCGCCGACTTTGGAGCTTCAAGATATGTTCCGGTGGATAGATCAGGACTCACAACAAGAGTGCAAGGTACAAGAGGATATCTAGACCCCATGTATTTCTATACAGGGCGTCTCACGGAAAAAAGTGATGTGTACAGCTTCGGTGTCCTGCTTCTGGAGTTGTTGACTAGAAAGAAACCATTTTCATACATCTCTTCTGAAGAGGAAGGCCTTGTTACACACTTTTCTACCTTATTCACACAAGGCAATTTGTCCGAGATAATAGATCCCCAAGTTATGGAAGAGGGAAACAGAGAAATGGAAGAAGTCGCAGCACTTGCAGTAATGTGTATAACATTAAGAGGAGAGGATCGTCCGTCAATGAAGCAAGTGGAGATCAAACTCGAAGGCACTCAAGCATCCAGGGGACATGAGGGGGGTAATGTAAGAAAATGTCCACCGACTGTTGATAGAAGTAGGAGCGAAGAATTATCCAGGCAGTATAGTATGGAAGAAGAGTTCATGTTATCTTCAAGGAATCCTCGGTAA